The nucleotide window aaaaagccttccagggcttgaaatagattaaggctctgccaaactcgaacGTTTGTATCAATTTAAAGCTGAAACTTGtcagttgaaggtgttgatggTCCAATCCAACACAAATACATCCAGTCTAGTCTAGATCAAAAGCAGCTATCCATGCAGAAATTGAAGTCTAAcgttctttttgtcttttttggaGTTGGTCTTTATCTTTCTAAGCTTTGTAATAGGTAGTTCTACCTAAGATAGTTtactttcttatcatttattctaGCTAGAACTACCAGtttttgtactgtgaaaaattgtgaaagtcctcaccagtctgaggcaggaaaagaacttacttgggagatattccttacccaaattcacaatcgcttgttcagaatcagtaacttggggcgcaagttatctgttttcaaagtctgctaggatttttattgctagcagtgACACACTCATACACAAAAAGAGAGTTGGCTTGTTGACCAATCAATGATTTTCGAGTCATCCTACCTTCACATGATCAGATCAAAAACGAGTGAACAACTTGCTACAATAATAGGTACATGTGGGAACCAAGGTGTCTATGGTTGGTCTATATTGTCTTGGAAGTTCATATTTGCGGGATTGAACACTAGGGATTTGCCAAGAACTGTTAATCACAtgggaaagagaagaaatactTTTTGATTGGGAAAAGACATGGCTtgattaatatgaaaaaaagagCTGCAGTTTAGCGTCTCTTTGTTTaattaaggatttttttttaatttttaaattcttataaaattgagtttttattttagggttGATGTTTTTTTCCTAAGTCCTtaaaagtcattttacaaaggggtaaatttgtttataaaattttgaaaataaaatggatgAGGAAATAAGACAACGGTAGAAATAACATCACTCTTTAATTAATAGAACTAATATGTTATTTCAATAATagtttatataaaattaattaaatatattacttTAATTGTTGTGTTCTTGTCTTATCGTATTCTAGATTTTTGATATTTGACGTATTATACTTTACCATATCAACGCACTCGCATTCGTATCCATACAACATAGGCTGAGTGTgagttaattgatttttttaaagtttttttaattcatgtatGATATGCCAATTTTGTAGCTATTTGATGTGATtataaatgaaatttaaaaatgaggTGGGAAGCGAAGAAGAGAAATCAAGCAAATCATAGCAAAGGAAATCCAGATCCAATTTTattccctttttgtttttttgtttgttttttgttttgaaattttatttgtttatttatttttcaaaatgtgGTTTTGGGGTTATTTCGGCATTCAGTTCTTCGACTAGCGTTTCCATTGTCCATTGGCAATTTCTCAACAGGGGTTTTGGCTGAACTCAATTTCATGAAACAATGGCTACGACAGTGGAAACAATGTCTGCGGCCATGGAACTGATCGAGACAAAGAAAGAGAACCTAAAGAAGGCCTTCGATGAGCTTCAAGCCCACTACAACGTCCTCTCCTCCTTCAATCTCACCTGGTCTGACCTCGATTCCCACTTCACCTCCATCAAAGACTCCCTTAACCAAAAACTCCAGCTCCTCCAAACCCTCGAGTCCCAATCCTCAaatccttcttcttctatacCCCAAGACCCCTGTTCATCAAACCCTCCATCTCAGAAACCACAAGACCCTTCTTATTCTTCATATCAGATACCAAAGGACCCCTCTTCTTCGTCGAATTTACCGACCCATATAGCAGAAGACCCGTCTTTGTCATCGTTGACGTTGGCCCAGATAACGGAAGACACCAAAACACTAACCCAGATAAAAAAGGACCCACCTTCCTCATCAATTTCGTCGACCCAGGTGGTAAAGGACCCTTCTTCATCAAACCCTCCGACCCGGAACACGGTTGAGCTTGGTACGAGTCTTCGGTCGGTTTCAGTTCCTCCTCGGCCAGAGTTGGTGGCATTTTGTGAGCGAATGGATGCAATGGGGTTGAGAAAGTATATGAATGAGACCTTGGATAACCGAAACACCATCCGGGCCGAGCTCCTGGGAGCTATACGGTACGCCAAGGACCCTGCTGCGATGGTTTTAGATGCAGTAGATGACTTTTATAGTGAGAACGGGAGGGATAAGGGAGATAAGGACCCGGAATTGTTTGCTGTGAGGAGAAGTGGTGTGCTGTTATTGGAAGTGCTAATGGGGGTTTCACCGGATGTAGGATTcgaagtgagagagagagccaaggaGTTGGCGTTGGCTTGGAAAGGGAAGGTGAGTATGGATGGTGAAAACCCGTTTGAGGCGTTGGGATTCTTGCATTTGGTGGCAGCTTATGGACTGCAGTCTGAATTCAAGATGGATGAGCTTGTTGATCATTTTGTTATTATTGCGCGGTATAGGCAAGCTATCGAATTGTGCCAGAAAATTGGTTTGGGAGATAAGATTGCAGGTAGAGTTCTCTGTTAGTGGAAACATTCAAGTTggctttttatttaatttatgttcGATGTTGATACATAAGTTTTGGTGTTATCAAATGTTCATAGTCATAGCTAATGGATTGTGTTTGGTGTATCTTTCAATTTAGCATTATCAAATTGCGGTGCTTTGATGTTGCAGTCAGAGTTCGTAATGGATGCTAGTTACTAAGTAGCTATTTGTGTTTGaaatattgattattattcATGGGAAGAATGAATTCTTGAGTTGATTGTTAATCATGTAGTGTACAAACTTGAGGCAGAGTGATAAATAAGCTCAAATAATGACTTTGGTTACTGAGGGCAGTTTATACATAATGGCGAACAACTAAGTTTTGGGATTTTTAGCCTCTATGAATAAGCTGTAGGAGAAGGCTGAGTAAGAAGTATGAAGAGAGAGTTGAGCTTGTATGGTCTTACTACTTAGAAGGGTTAATGGAACTTTATATGCACGAGGCGAAAATGTGCTGGGGAGAGCTACAGATCCAGTTATTTTTCTCAATGTGTAAACACGTCGCATATTTTTATGTGGGGGAGGAGTGGCAATGCTTAACATCATACTTTCCATAGAGGGCATTGTATGGTAGGATTGTTGTTTGCCTTTTGGATGGACCTATTTAACGGCCCAATTGCAcagtttttggttattttgctTAGGATAGATTCTGATTTTAACTGTAAAATGTTATGCTCGCAGATCTCATTCAGAAACTTGTAAGTAAGGGAAAACATCTTTTGGCTGTTAAATTCATTTCTGAATTTGATCTGACTGATAAGTTCCCACCAGTTCCCCTCTTGAAGTCCTATTTGAAAGAGTCTAAGAAGCTCGCTAAGAAAGTTTGTAAGGATGGAAATAACTCCCGCAAGTCAATGGTAATTTCACTTTCTCTTATATGTTACCTAATTTCTCTTAAAATCTAATAGTTTATCTGCGGCGAACAATTCATTAAGTTTCTTTGTAGAATGAGGCCACAGCCAAAGAAACCGGTGCTTTGAAATCAGTAATCAAAGTTATTGAAGACCTCAAGCTCCAATCTGATTATCCACCGGCTGTTCTTCAAAAGCGACTTGAGCAGctggagaaagagaaagcaaaCAGAAAACGCCATGCAGAAGCTCCTGCTGTCAAGCCTCAGCAACATAAACAGCAGACAGCAAAGCAGCAAAAACTGAAGCAGCAGCAGTATGGAAACAAGCATCCTCGAATGACTGCTCCAGTTGGCCCTGCAGCAGTCTCAAATAGTATCAATGCAGCAGGTTTGTTGCCAGCCTATGCCTTGTCAGGCACCGCTACTCCAATTCCCCCTTATGCGGGTTCATCAGCTGGGCTGTATGGTTTTGCAGGAGGCCAGATGGGTTTTCTTGGGAACCCGGGCCCTGCTAGTAACCATTTATACTCATCTGACCATTATGTGCCGTCGGGCTATTATAACAGGCAAACTGCCTATGGTGGATATGGTGTACCCCCTGAGTACCGTCCTCCATCTCACTATCCTCAGTAGTGCTTGCTACTCTTTGTTCTGTGATAGTATACTTTTGGATGGTGTGATgccttttgcattttttttacaatgCTGGTTATCAAAAAAGCAAAGTCTGCTTTTTTGTTCACCATAATTGTAGTTCAGCAACAAGACTTGGTAATTAAGATCAGTGGTTGCATGTATGGCGTCACATGTCTACTTCCTTGAACAAAATTTTTTGCTTCCGAGTAGTTTGCGTCatccattaaatttttttttttttttttttttctgggtgtTTAATAAACTAATCAGCCTGAAAGTAGAAAAGCTGATTTTTATATCATTTTTTAGCACTAATTCTTGTGAACACTCTGCTTTTAGGACCTTTTCATCCATTTTCTTTCCCCGGGAGCATTTTTCCTAAATTGGGAAAGACATCCTCATGTTTTTACCTGTTTTAGGGTTCTCCTCCTTGTGCTGCCATTTCACAAGGACAACAGAAGTACTCTGCCTTTCACCGAAGGAACTTGAGGTGCATTCCCTTTTTCTGTCTCAGAAAGAGGTGATGACTTTTACCTATATTGAATAGGAACTTAATGTTGGTTTTAGGTTGATCATTGTGATCAACAAATCGTTGCAGAGCAAGTAGTGTTGGTGAACAAGTAATCATCTTTTTTCCTGTCTTTGGTTTTAAGAAATAGGAagtcttttttcattaattttgcttGAAGGGACTTGTTTTGTCCCCATCTTGACCTCTTTGGTAGCTTGCAAAACTTTAGCTCCTCTTCAATAGTAGATGCTGCTCGTTGAAAGCATAAATCCCCCTATATGCCTAAAAAATGGGGCTGTCTTCTGTTTCTGAGGTTTGAGTAGAAGGAAAGTGTTTGGTTGCCCTATTAAGTATTCATCTTTGTGTAACATCCATCTCtggatagatttttttttttccttccttttttttcacgAGAGCTGGTGTAAAACAGAATGGAAGCTTTGTGCTGCTCCTCCATTCTTATTTATTATGTGTGCCGTTGCCATTTGGATGTAACGATTTTTTGGCCAATGGCCTTGAAGCCTAACGGCATAGCAGCAACTCCTTCCTATGAGTAGGGGTCTTCAGATAGGCTCCATTATCGACTCCTAATGGGGTTGTTCTGCTATTAGATATTAAATGGGTACCAGGGAAGGAAAGGTAGGATTTCTTCCAGAAACCTTGTTTCTGGGGCTTATTTCgttcatgtttttcttttatcaattttttctttagtcGCCATTGGAGCTTTTCGTTTTCTACATGTGGTCGCTTTATAGATGTTCCCTTCTTCCTGCGTCTGGTGAAAATCTGTTcattcaattttaaatttcattttatttgacCCGTTGGACTTGTATAGCTTATGGTTGAACGAAGCTCTATTTAGGGTTGGGGATCAAGATATGCATTCTTCTTCTGCACTTATTTTTGCCTGCCTTTATTCTTCTagggttttttggtttttttatattattttatgaacTTCTAGGTTGTTGACAATGTATAAATTGTGAgataatcaaaataaatactctgtaattataaatttaggCTACCAACTCCGGTGaaccttatttcattatttgaggtttttCATGTAATTTTATAATCTGGAATAAATAGTatgtggtgttggttgtaaaataacttatttctacaaaaataaaattaataaacttgtttattttcaaaagaaaatcagaCCTAAATTTTGGAAGACGGTAAGTTTTTCTAAATTTGGGGTGTGACATGTATAATGTAGTTAGGCTATTCTTTTTGGTTCGTTCTTCTTCTGCTCGGTCAGTTATGATACAAAATGCATTGTTTTTGTTACAGTACAATTTACTCCAATGGTTGGAAGCACAAGGACAACTTCTGGATTGCCTCTTTAAGACTATATACTCTTTCGAACCAATTTATTGAAGTCAATTTAACTACATGACAGGGTTGAGTTATTCAAACCTCTAAAGTCTCGTATCGGCCTAATTTAATGACTAATGAATGAAGTTAAAATTTTACTCTATTGATGTTACTCGTATCTTTTAGATATGCTATCATAGTCGAACTTACAGGTGACTCTTAatcgtttttaaaaaaaaaaaaaagtaagggaaaaagaaacttAAATCATGCCTATGAGCTCAACTAATGTTTAGTAGACCACATAACGATTGGCAGTGCGTGTGGGAGAGAAAATCCTTCTTCCCCTTTCTAACTTTGATGGAAAAAAAGACCATATAACGATTGTCTTATCTAAATGAAGTTTTAAAATCAATGTAAAATATGGGTGTTAGCAAATCAACATGTAAAAAAGGTCTTGTAGCATGTTCAATAATTATTGCTTGTTagcaaatcaaaagaaaactaaaaatcaTTAAGCCTTGACTAATTGAGAACTCATTGAGAACATAAATCATTAGTCTCTTTATAGATAGTTCAATTTTCCTAGTTTCCCTCTTTGCTTTTAAATTCTCCATTTCTTTGACGATTAGGGatatgaaaatcaaataactcAAATGTGTTTAGTTGGTTACATAAATTCTCACCTATTAAATCTGATGAGAGTatctttgcattttttttttcttttccttatagtAATCTTGACTAAAATCAATGCTGGCAGTAAAAATACCAATTTGAGTAGATAAatcaaaagtggttccaagtTGTAATGAGCCTCTTCATAAGATTTCCTTAATAGGCTCACAAGTCAACACTTGGAGCCACTTCATTTATTCCAACTCAATGCAATCTTAAAATTGAATAGTTATATTTAAGTTAAAGATTGGTTATAGATTTCTAATCTCTACTGTTGGattgtatttaaaaaactaCTAATATATTTAATGAATGTAATTCAACGACCAAATTACGAAAACATTCCTTAACTTTCGTATGAATGTTTTAGTTaagtttaaatattatttttaaccaTGAGAAATGGGGAAACGTCTTCAATGACTCAAACTCAGTCTCTGAGTGGCTCAGTCCGCAGATGAAACTCAGATCCATTGCCACAAGTCAACCCACGTCTCTCTCTGACAACAAAACCTTCCAAAACACAACAGACACCCCCAAAGATTACCATTCTGCCCTTCCCTCCTCTTCCCCTGTTCTGAACAAAAACGAAcccactctctctccttttcccTTTGACAGTTTTTTGACTCGCCCCTCACCCAAACCCACCGGCTTTCAATGGACGCAACCACACTCGACCACCCCTCTGGACCCTCCGATGACTTCGATCCGGGTCTAACCGACTTCAATCCCGGGTCTGACCCgacccttttttcttctactggtggtggtggtggggccAAGTACAAGCTCATGTCCCCGGCCAAGCTTCCGATCTCGAGGTCCCCCTGCCTCACTATCCCTCCCGGCCTCAGTCCGACGTCGTTTCTCGAGTCCCCCGTCCTCCTCTCCAACATGAAGGTCTGCttcgacgtcgttttgtttcgATCCTTGTTCTATTTtctattgttgttttttattttctttttggctgcTGAGGAAAAGCAAATGCTCTTTTTGAATCTTATGCTGTGTTTGGCTTGCTCAGTGAAGTGTGGGAAGTTGGaacatacataaaaaataaacatgatcttctaatttttattttgaaggttttttttttttgggtgtgaaTTAAATGTAAggctctgtttggttgctgagaaaaggAAATGTTGGTAATTGGAGCGTTGAAGTTATTCTACTGCTCTGAGCAACTGAGATTGACTTTGCCGTgaaaaagttttaattttgaactttTCTCGGGCATTTTCTTGGTGACCAAACATGGGGTATATAGGGAACTGGGTCTAACGGCCTGAGATTTTGCCCCGTGGTATATGCTGTAGGAGGGAATTTTGTGGACTTAAATAATTGATGTGATGTTGATGATGAGTGAGCTAAAAAGATGCTCCTCCTTTCAGCCAAATTCGAAAATTCTGATTACAATTTCCGTTTGTTTTGTGGCATAACAGTGAATTTAATTAAATGGGTTCCCTGGGaatgttttatttctttttatttttcaataaaccAGTGGGATTTTATATGTGGGTGCTTAGGATGGGACCCGAAGGTTCTGATGCTTTGTTGCTGTTTAAGAGTAATGTAATGCTAGTATTGGCCTATTGGGTCTTTTCTCTTTATGCCTGTGTGGATTGTTCGAAAGCAATTGCTTTGGGAATATGGGGCTTTCATTTACAACTCTTTGAACTTTGTTGTTCTTTATTACTATCGACTGTGTTGTTTTTTCACATAATgaatctttcttctcttctttttgcttTGGTGGTGGGTTTTAGCCTTTTTGTTTGCCTTTGTTTAACGGTGGCAGTGGATGCAAGTACGACAAAAACGTTTACATTTGTGTATGTAGAATAAGGAATAAATGCATCAGCAGGGAAGGAATAGGAAGGCTAGAAAGTTTGTGGGTCAAGGTGTTGATATAAGTCGTCATTGGCATGTGTTTTATGGAGGACATGACCTTCATTGTGCTGATTGTGATTAGAGATGATTGTTCTTGTTCAAAGCTGTTTGCAGTAACTTCAGTTATGTGGGTAatccatataaatatattgctCTTCCAATCTTTAGTGGATTTACTTAAgaaatttatcttttatttactAGTATTTGTTTCATTTGCATCGGTAATGAAGGAACTTGTTAGAGTTATTTTGGTAGTCTAGGATGGATGGACAAATTACATCTCTGTTAAGTGATGCCAATCAGAAGAATGCCTGAGTAGTTGTCAGAGTTTCCTGTTATTGAACAGATATGTAACAGTATGTTTAAGTATTGCCACATTAAAAGGGGTTGGAAATTGTTCTGAATCTTCTTGGCCATCTCTCTCTTGTTCTTtcacgaaattttcttttttctgtacATGCCCCTTCGGTCCATCAAAAGTCTTCTGGATCAGGAATTCCTGAATGAAAATATATTGTTTCTCGTCTTGCAGGCAGAACCTTCCCCAACTACTGGGTCCTTTTTGAAGCCTCAAATGGTGTACGGTTCTCTGAGTTCTACTACATATTCAGCAACCACAATGTGCTCTGATTTCGATACCTTTGATGAAAGAAATTCTGGAAGTTTCGAGTTTAAGCCCCATGCTGGATCAAATATGGTAATTTCTTTATCAATTGTTGGTCTTTTATCCTTTTATTAGTTGCATCTATGAGGACTACGTTTTATTTATGTAGTGAAAGATACGGATTAAATGGTGACCTAGATCCAAAGTTTAGCTGATTGGTCTTTGGCCTATTTTGTGCACTAACTTAAACTTGCAATATCGGTGGATGTCTACTTAATGCCTCAAAATCTTTTAAGTCCCCGTTCTAAAGCTTAACTAATTTGCTATGGTATTGCTTCCATACTTCCTCTGTGTCTCAAGCGCTATATGATGAGTACTGGATTGGTTTTCTTGTGTCAGCTAATACTTTATTAAGTTATCTACAATTGTTTTCTGAAAATGCTTTATAGAGAACCAATGTTTTCTAAGGAAACTGGAAGAAGAATTGAAACAAAAGGTGGTAGATGAATCTCCTTGTCGAGATGGACTgtcatatttctttttgaattatAGAACAATGATATATCTTGATTTGAGTTCATTATATATCTGAAAGTGTGTCAAAGTTGTTGTAAAGTACTGGTTGCCTAATGCTTCACATTTATTCAAGGTTACTACAGATTATAACCACCAGAGAAATGACCAGTTAGTCCAAGGGCAAGCTCAGCCTCAATCACTCGTGTCTCCACCTTTGGTTAAAAGTGAGATGGCGGTCTCCTCAAATGAATTGAGTTTGTCAGCACCTGTTCACATGGTCACTTCAGGAGCTAGTGCACCTCCTGAAGGTGATTCAGATGACTTAAGTCAGAGGGGACATCCAAATCCTGGGGTCCAAACATCACAGTTTGATCATAAAGGAAGTGGGCCTTCAGTCATATCTTCTGATGATGGGTATAactggagaaaatatggacaaAAACACGTTAAAGGAAGTGAATTCCCTCGCAGTTATTATAAATGTACCCATCCTAATTGTGAAGTGAAGAAGCTGTTTGAGCGATCTCACGATGGACAGATAACAGAGATTATCTACAAGGGTACACATGATCATCCTAAGCCTCAACCTAGTCGACGATATAATACTGGTGCTATGATGCCTATCCAGGAAGAAAGATCTGAAAAGGCTTCCTCTTTGATCGGCCGTGATGGTAAGCATCAGAGTATTTTTCTTTAGCTGTTTTATGAATATATGGGCAATAATCTTTTATCAGTAGATATCTACCAATAATCTTGTTCCTTTCTAACTGTAGACAAGCCATCCAGCATATATGGGCAAATGTCGAGTACTAATGAGCCAAATAGTACTCCTGAACGATCTCCTGTCACAGGAAATGATGATAGTGTAGAAGGCACAGGTTCACTATCTAATAGGATGGCCGAGGAGATTGATGACGATGACCCATTCTCAAAAAGGAGGTATAGAGATTCAAGAAATGCTTATGTTTTTCCTGTGTTGTTCATGTTCCCTAACTAACAAAGTGTCAAACTTGTTAAGCAGGAGGATGGATGTTGGTGGGGTTGATGTCACACCAGTTGTTAAACCTATCCGGGAACCACGAGTTGTTGTTCAGACTCTGAGTGAGGTTGATATATTGGATGATGGATATCGCTGGCGGAAATATGGTCAGAAAGTGGTGAGGGGAAATCCTAATCCAAGGTATAGTTTATCATCAGGCAGACGGTTTTCAATAATAATTCTGAGTCATTTCATCTGTTTCAACATGTAGCTTTAGTGCTTGTTTGATAACTTAGTGAATGCTCATAAAATTGCTGGGCGTTCTTCTCTGACCATTAATGGAATTTGATAACTTTCTGATACTCATACAAAAGTTGGGCTTTTTTCTCTGACGGTTAGTGGATTATTCTGAAAAATATTGAGCTAATGATAACATTTATTCAAACAGTTAAATCCCAATCTCTCTGCAATGGAACACGGTATTGTAAGGATGGATTTTGGTAGTTCACACTCCCACCCTCTGGCCGTTTCACACTCAAGGAATAAATACGGATATTCTTAAATCCAGTATAAGAACTTAGTCTGACAGTTGATAGCTATGATTTGAAAAATTGATGTCTTTCGAATTTGAACTGTTAGCCTTCCATTCtcgttcctttttttttttctctttctttaagTGACTGTTtgcatcaaaattaaattttagtgTAGGTAATTGTGCAATTCTTTTTTGCTACTGTTGCAATTCTTCTCATTTAG belongs to Prunus persica cultivar Lovell chromosome G4, Prunus_persica_NCBIv2, whole genome shotgun sequence and includes:
- the LOC18778661 gene encoding probable WRKY transcription factor 20 isoform X3; the protein is MCFMEDMTFIVLIVIRDDCSCSKLFAVTSVMWAEPSPTTGSFLKPQMVYGSLSSTTYSATTMCSDFDTFDERNSGSFEFKPHAGSNMVTTDYNHQRNDQLVQGQAQPQSLVSPPLVKSEMAVSSNELSLSAPVHMVTSGASAPPEGDSDDLSQRGHPNPGVQTSQFDHKGSGPSVISSDDGYNWRKYGQKHVKGSEFPRSYYKCTHPNCEVKKLFERSHDGQITEIIYKGTHDHPKPQPSRRYNTGAMMPIQEERSEKASSLIGRDDKPSSIYGQMSSTNEPNSTPERSPVTGNDDSVEGTGSLSNRMAEEIDDDDPFSKRSRRMDVGGVDVTPVVKPIREPRVVVQTLSEVDILDDGYRWRKYGQKVVRGNPNPRSYYKCTNAGCPVRKHVERASHDPKAVITTYEGKHNHDVPTARNSSHDTSGPTTVNGPSRIRSEESDTISLDLGVGINSAAENKSNEHLQLHSELMERQSHTSSNFKAIQTTPVSTYYGVLNSGMNQYGSRENPSESRSIEIPPLNHSSYPYPQNMGRVLTGP
- the LOC18778661 gene encoding probable WRKY transcription factor 20 isoform X2 encodes the protein MDATTLDHPSGPSDDFDPGLTDFNPGSDPTLFSSTGGGGGAKYKLMSPAKLPISRSPCLTIPPGLSPTSFLESPVLLSNMKAEPSPTTGSFLKPQMVYGSLSSTTYSATTMCSDFDTFDERNSGSFEFKPHAGSNMVTTDYNHQRNDQLVQGQAQPQSLVSPPLVKSEMAVSSNELSLSAPVHMVTSGASAPPEGDSDDLSQRGHPNPGVQTSQFDHKGSGPSVISSDDGYNWRKYGQKHVKGSEFPRSYYKCTHPNCEVKKLFERSHDGQITEIIYKGTHDHPKPQPSRRYNTGAMMPIQEERSEKASSLIGRDDKPSSIYGQMSSTNEPNSTPERSPVTGNDDSVEGTGSLSNRMAEEIDDDDPFSKRRRMDVGGVDVTPVVKPIREPRVVVQTLSEVDILDDGYRWRKYGQKVVRGNPNPRSYYKCTNAGCPVRKHVERASHDPKAVITTYEGKHNHDVPTARNSSHDTSGPTTVNGPSRIRSEESDTISLDLGVGINSAAENKSNEHLQLHSELMERQSHTSSNFKAIQTTPVSTYYGVLNSGMNQYGSRENPSESRSIEIPPLNHSSYPYPQNMGRVLTGP
- the LOC18778661 gene encoding probable WRKY transcription factor 20 isoform X1; this encodes MDATTLDHPSGPSDDFDPGLTDFNPGSDPTLFSSTGGGGGAKYKLMSPAKLPISRSPCLTIPPGLSPTSFLESPVLLSNMKAEPSPTTGSFLKPQMVYGSLSSTTYSATTMCSDFDTFDERNSGSFEFKPHAGSNMVTTDYNHQRNDQLVQGQAQPQSLVSPPLVKSEMAVSSNELSLSAPVHMVTSGASAPPEGDSDDLSQRGHPNPGVQTSQFDHKGSGPSVISSDDGYNWRKYGQKHVKGSEFPRSYYKCTHPNCEVKKLFERSHDGQITEIIYKGTHDHPKPQPSRRYNTGAMMPIQEERSEKASSLIGRDDKPSSIYGQMSSTNEPNSTPERSPVTGNDDSVEGTGSLSNRMAEEIDDDDPFSKRSRRMDVGGVDVTPVVKPIREPRVVVQTLSEVDILDDGYRWRKYGQKVVRGNPNPRSYYKCTNAGCPVRKHVERASHDPKAVITTYEGKHNHDVPTARNSSHDTSGPTTVNGPSRIRSEESDTISLDLGVGINSAAENKSNEHLQLHSELMERQSHTSSNFKAIQTTPVSTYYGVLNSGMNQYGSRENPSESRSIEIPPLNHSSYPYPQNMGRVLTGP
- the LOC18778661 gene encoding probable WRKY transcription factor 20 isoform X4, with protein sequence MVYGSLSSTTYSATTMCSDFDTFDERNSGSFEFKPHAGSNMVTTDYNHQRNDQLVQGQAQPQSLVSPPLVKSEMAVSSNELSLSAPVHMVTSGASAPPEGDSDDLSQRGHPNPGVQTSQFDHKGSGPSVISSDDGYNWRKYGQKHVKGSEFPRSYYKCTHPNCEVKKLFERSHDGQITEIIYKGTHDHPKPQPSRRYNTGAMMPIQEERSEKASSLIGRDDKPSSIYGQMSSTNEPNSTPERSPVTGNDDSVEGTGSLSNRMAEEIDDDDPFSKRSRRMDVGGVDVTPVVKPIREPRVVVQTLSEVDILDDGYRWRKYGQKVVRGNPNPRSYYKCTNAGCPVRKHVERASHDPKAVITTYEGKHNHDVPTARNSSHDTSGPTTVNGPSRIRSEESDTISLDLGVGINSAAENKSNEHLQLHSELMERQSHTSSNFKAIQTTPVSTYYGVLNSGMNQYGSRENPSESRSIEIPPLNHSSYPYPQNMGRVLTGP
- the LOC18779282 gene encoding FRIGIDA-like protein 1, which encodes MATTVETMSAAMELIETKKENLKKAFDELQAHYNVLSSFNLTWSDLDSHFTSIKDSLNQKLQLLQTLESQSSNPSSSIPQDPCSSNPPSQKPQDPSYSSYQIPKDPSSSSNLPTHIAEDPSLSSLTLAQITEDTKTLTQIKKDPPSSSISSTQVVKDPSSSNPPTRNTVELGTSLRSVSVPPRPELVAFCERMDAMGLRKYMNETLDNRNTIRAELLGAIRYAKDPAAMVLDAVDDFYSENGRDKGDKDPELFAVRRSGVLLLEVLMGVSPDVGFEVRERAKELALAWKGKVSMDGENPFEALGFLHLVAAYGLQSEFKMDELVDHFVIIARYRQAIELCQKIGLGDKIADLIQKLVSKGKHLLAVKFISEFDLTDKFPPVPLLKSYLKESKKLAKKVCKDGNNSRKSMNEATAKETGALKSVIKVIEDLKLQSDYPPAVLQKRLEQLEKEKANRKRHAEAPAVKPQQHKQQTAKQQKLKQQQYGNKHPRMTAPVGPAAVSNSINAAGLLPAYALSGTATPIPPYAGSSAGLYGFAGGQMGFLGNPGPASNHLYSSDHYVPSGYYNRQTAYGGYGVPPEYRPPSHYPQ